A single window of Anopheles moucheti chromosome 2, idAnoMoucSN_F20_07, whole genome shotgun sequence DNA harbors:
- the LOC128296920 gene encoding hypoxia up-regulated protein 1 gives MGTRHRMCTTAGHTGRMVLLVTLSVMALFVTVANSAAVMSVDLGSEWMKVGVVSPGVPMEIALNKESKRKTPTTIAFRNGDRVFGEDAQTLGVRFPTNSFGYLVDLIGKTIDNPMVDLYRKRFPYYDIVEDPVRHTVVFRAGEERYTIEELIAQLLQVAKTYAEDSTGQPISECVLIVPGFYGQAERTALVSAARLANLKVLQLINDYTAVALNYGIFRRKEINETAQYFLFYDMGAYKTSAAVVSYQLAKDKATRETHPVVQVLGVGFDRTLGGLEMQVRLRDYLGQEFNKLGKTKTDVFTNPRAMAKLFKEAGRLKNVLSANTEHYAQIEGLLDEQDFRLLVSREQFEGLCKDLYDRVTAPLDKALAASGLALDVINQVVLFGGNTRVPKVQDILRSHIGQELAKNLNADEAACMGAVYRAADLATGFKVKKFITKDAVLFPIQVVFDREGESGATRQVRRTLFGSMNSYPQKKVITFNKHTDDFEFTVQYAELDSVLRGETGTLGSVDLARVKLSEVAKKLKSNVVENVESKGIKAHFMLDDSGIFSLANVELVLEKTVTKEEDEDESTFQKIGNTISKLFSGDSTDKPAEKVTEGGAEKDEDETADGKDAKDGKESEEQDKQPPKDKEADAAKYAKSDGKEGSTGGESEKKTDEGADAKNATVKPKIVTLKETIPSKVELTYVVPLEGDLFDASAKRMAALDEVDNAKKRRETALNALESFVIDAQVKMDEEEYASCATEDEIASIRQRCGEISEWLYEDGSDADADTYEKKLEELRTVANEVYARHWEHEERPQALNALKQMINGSEGFLRNARNLTKDSNPEKDVFTAVEIETLEKAIRSTIEWRDAEVAEQEKLARNVAVRLTVKDITDRMGMLDREVKYLVNKLKLWRPKVKPTPPPKPEKTAKEGEKEETSGEEKSDDPVLEQTPAKDATESGSSEDGNGATVEDIEPTATRKEHEGEEGDHTEL, from the exons ATGGGTACACGTCACCGGATGTGTACGACGGCTGGCCATACGGGCCGAATGGTGCTGCTTGTCACACTGTCGGTGATGGCCTTATTTGTGACCGTTGCCAACAGTGCCGCCGTAATGTCGGTGGATCTGGGCAGCGAATGGATGAAGGTGGGTGTCGTTTCACCGGGCGTTCCGATGGAGATTGCGCTCAACAAGGAATCGAAGCGGAAAACACCGACAACCATCGCGTTCCGCAACGGGGACCGCGTGTTCGGTGAGGACGCACAGACATTGGGCGTTCGCTTTCCGACCAACAGCTTTGGCTATTTGGTGGATTTGATCGGCAAAACGATCGATAATCCGATGGTGGATTTGTACCG TAAACGTTTCCCGTACTACGACATCGTGGAGGATCCCGTACGACATACGGTCGTTTTCCGTGCGGGTGAAGAACGGTACACAATCGAGGAACTGATCGCACAGCTTCTGCAGGTTGCGAAAACCTACGCGGAAGATTCTACCGGACAGCCCATTAGCGAGTGTGTACTGATTGTGCCCGGATTTTACGGGCAGGCCGAACGTACGGCACTGGTTTCCGCTGCACGGTTAGCGAATCTGAAGGTGCTACAGCTCATCAACGATTACACGGCCGTTGCGCTCAATTACGGCATCTTCCGTCGAAAGGAAATCAACGAAACGGCACAGTACTTCCTGTTTTACGATATGGGCGCGTACAAAACGTCCGCTGCAGTGGTCAGCTATCAGCTGGCAAAGGACAAAGCTACACGGGAAACGCATCCAGTGGTGCAAGTGCTTGGTGTTGGGTTCGATCGCACCCTCGGTGGATTGGAGATGCAGGTGCGCCTCCGCGATTACCTTGGCCaggagtttaacaagctgggcAAAACCAAAACGGACGTGTTTACCAATCCGCGTGCGATGGCAAAGCTGTTCAAGGAAGCGGGCCGGCTAAAGAACGTGCTCAGTGCCAACACGGAACACTACGCCCAGATCGAGGGTTTGCTCGACGAGCAAGATTTCCGATTGCTGGTATCTCGCGAACAGTTTGAAGGATTGTGCAAAGATTTGTACGACCGAGTAACCGCACCGTTGGATAAGGCACTCGCTGCCTCCGGTTTGGCGCTGGATGTAATCAACCAGGTGGTACTGTTCGGCGGCAATACACGTGTGCCGAAGGTGCAGGACATACTGCGGTCGCACATTGGGCAGGAGTTGGCAAAGAACCTGAACGCGGACGAAGCAGCCTGCATGGGAGCCGTCTACCGGGCGGCGGATCTAGCTACCGGCTTCAAGGTAAAGAAGTTCATCACCAAGGATGCGGTTCTGTTTCCGATTCAGGTGGTGTTCGATCGGGAGGGTGAAAGTGGCGCTACACGACAGGTACGCCGAACACTGTTCGGTTCGATGAATTCGTACCCCCAGAAGAAGGTTATCACGTTCAACAAGCATACGGATGATTTCGAGTTCACCGTACAGTACGCGGAACTGGACTCGGTACTGAGAGGCGAAACTGGAACGCTCGGTTCGGTGGATTTGGCGCGCGTTAAGCTGAGTGAGGTTGCCAAAAAACTGAAATCGAACGTAGTAGAGAATGTTGAATCGAAGGGTATTAAGGCACACTTTATGCTAGACGATTCCGGCATATTCTCGCTTGCCAACGTTGAGTTGGTGCTGGAGAAAACGGTCACCAAGGAGGAGGATGAGGACGAGAGCACATTCCAGAAGATTGGCAACACGATCAGCAAACTGTTTTCGGGCGATTCCACTGATAAGCCGGCAGAGAAGGTAACGGAAGGTGGAGCGGAAAAGGATGAAGATGAAACGGCCGATGGAAAGGATGCGAAGGACGGCAAAGAATCGGAGGAGCAGGATAAACAGCCACCGAAGGACAAAGAAGCTGACGCAGCGAAGTATGCAAAATCGGACGGTAAGGAAGGTTCCACTGGCGGAGAGTCGGAGAAAAAGACCGACGAAGGTGCGGATGCGAAAAATGCGACCGTGAAACCAAAGATTGTAACGCTGAAGGAGACGATCCCGTCTAAGGTGGAGCTTACGTATGTGGTACCGCTCGAGGGCGATCTGTTCGATGCGTCCGCCAAACGTATGGCCGCGCTGGATGAGGTGGACAATGCGAAGAAACGTCGCGAAACGGCACTGAATGCGCTGGAAAGCTTCGTGATCGATGCGCAGGTCAAGATGGACGAGGAGGAGTATGCATCATGTGCCACGGAGGACGAGATCGCTTCCATCCGGCAACGTTGCGGTGAGATTTCCGAGTGGCTGTACGAGGACGGTTCTGATGCCGATGCGGACACGTACGAGAAAAAGCTAGAGGAGTTGCGTACGGTGGCGAACGAGGTGTACGCACGGCACTGGGAGCATGAGGAGCGACCCCAAGCATTGAACGCACTGAAACAGATGATAAACGGTTCCGAAGGGTTCCTGCGCAATGCTCGCAACCTGACGAAGGATAGCAACCCGGAGAAGGATGTGTTTACGGCGGTGGAGATTGAAACGCTCGAGAAGGCGATCCGCAGCACGATCGAGTGGCGTGATGCGGAGGTGGCCGAGCAGGAGAAGCTTGCTCGGAATGTGGCGGTACGGCTGACGGTGAAGGACATTACCGATCGTATGGGAATGCTGGACCGTGAGGTGAAGTATTTGGTGAACAAGTTGAAACTATGGCGCCCGAAGGTgaaaccaacaccaccaccaaaaccgGAGAAAACGGCTAAGGAAGGTGAGAAGGAAGAAACATCGGGTGAGGAAAAATCTGACGACCCGGTACTGGAACAAACGCCAGCAAAGGATGCAACCGAATCGGGCAGTTCGGAAGACGGTAACGGGGCAACGGTGGAGGACATTGAACCGACTGCAACGCGAAAGGAGCACGAGGGTGAAGAAGGTGATCATACGGAACTGTAA
- the LOC128296860 gene encoding centrosomal and chromosomal factor: MTLPTNSTSTVAEDDSDMFGPPHSSPPIRRNRPKVPMISPQLKQREVRKRILQLCVHKLERIKDSERNLRRSVCINNTYSRLTDDIRREKQHKLLMLSNLAKSNDSSRKQLDEDDVSSEDCINNNITNANNNNHHHHLHHHHHHHLHHHGSSSCSDELGEFVHNNENMNNNCQLQHNHNLSSQHHHNHLNHHQHLQALHQRLSQSHHHLHQAANAHQPTNNSPSADACHGTNATSNCIASNSSTLSDCTTTTSISSDADRPVSQRKSSSVETDLETLDRELCALDAAMPLVDPEITQGAEQLEQAMVSRKRKFASIDDDDSDRLVREALSQIYFPSAGRLLTGIDDCPPATENGSGVERSVNGDDGPHDGECIISSKRPKIGDLLEHHQSQQQQQQQQLHSFSHPFLHPFHPLPDLAGFDYQVHHHHQKEFEVIMDALRLGVSNGGAMAAAAVVAATSAAGAAAAAAAAAAAAAAATGNATGTAMGCGVTGSAAGNGAVVTANNVTGTSASCNGAVGGGGVDSCGQAAMLMGTDGGASVFHNLVVTSLET; the protein is encoded by the exons ATGACCCTGCCAACCAACAGTACGTCCACCGTGGCCGAGGACGATTCGGACATGTTTGGTCCGCCCCATTCGTCGCCACCGATCCGCCGCAATCGCCCAAAAGTGCCGATGATCTCGCCACAGCTGAAGCAGCGTGAAGTGCGCAAACGGATCCTGCAGCTGTGCGTACACAAGCTGGAACGCATCAAGGACTCGGAGCGCAACCTGCGCCGATCGGTGTGCATCAACAACACGTACTCGCGCCTCACCGATGACATACGGCGTGAAAAACAGCACAAGCTCCTGATGCTCTCCAATCTCGCCAA ATCTAACGATAGTTCCCGTAAGCAGCTCGATGAGGACGATGTATCGTCGGAGGATTGCATTAACAACAATATTACCaatgccaacaacaacaaccatcaccatcaccttcaccatcatcaccaccatcacttGCACCATCACGGCAGCAGTAGTTGCAGCGACGAGCTCGGCGAGTTTGTGCACAACAATGAAAACATGAACAACAACTGTCAGCTGCAGCATAATCATAATCTATCCTCGCaacaccaccacaaccacctcaaccaccaccaacacctgCAGGCCCTGCACCAGCGGCTGTCTCAGTCCCACCACCATCTGCATCAAGCGGCCAACGCACATCAGCCAACGAATAACAGCCCCAGTGCGGACGCATGCCACGGTACTAATGCTACTTCCAACTGCATCGCCAGCAACAGCTCCACCCTGTCGGACTGTACCACAACCACGTCCATCTCGTCAGACGCAGACCGACCGGTGAGCCAAAGAAAGTCGTCCTCCGTCGAGACGGATCTGGAGACGCTCGATCGGGAATTGTGCGCGCTGGACGCGGCAATGCCGCTGGTCGATCCGGAGATAACACAGGGTGCGGAACAGCTCGAACAGGCGATGGTGTCACGCAAGCGCAAGTTTGCCTCGATCGATGACGACGACAGTGACCGGTTGGTGCGGGAAGCCCTGTCGCAGATCTACTTCCCCAGTGCCGGGCGTCTCCTCACGGGAATAGACGATTGTCCGCCGGCGACGGAAAACGGCAGTGGGGTTGAGCGGTCCGTCAATGGTGACGATGGACCCCACGATGGCGAATGTATCATCTCATCCAAGCGACCAAAGATCGGTGATCTGCTGGAACATCACCAgagccagcagcaacagcagcagcagcagttgcatTCCTTCTCGCATCCCTTCCTGCACCCGTTCCATCCACTGCCGGATCTGGCCGGGTTCGACTATCAGgtgcaccatcaccatcaaaaGGAATTCGAGGTGATCATGGATGCGTTACGGCTCGGCGTTAGCAATGGCGGTGCAATGGCGGCAGCGGCCGTCGTAGCAGCCACTTCCGCGGCAGgtgcagctgctgcagcagcggcagcagccgcGGCCGCCGCAGCCGCCACCGGTAACGCAACTGGTACGGCGATGGGTTGCGGCGTTACGGGCAGTGCGGCTGGAAATGGCGCAGTGGTGACGGCCAACAACGTTACCGGGACGAGCGCTTCCTGCAACGGTGCAGTTGGGGGCGGTGGTGTCGATTCCTGCGGCCAGGCGGCCATGCTGATGGGTACGGACGGTGGTGCCAGCGTGTTCCACAATCTCGTCGTTACGTCGCTGGAAACTTGA